The DNA sequence TTCCGCGAAACCGATCTCGCTCCGACCGCTTACTTGCCAGAGGCAGGTCAGGCCCGGCTTCACCGACAAGCGGCGGAACTGTCCGGCTTCATAACGAGCGACTTCTTTCGCGATCGGCGGTCGTGGGCCGACGAGCGCCATGTGGCCCATCAACACGTTGAACAGTTGCGGCGTCTCGTCGATGCTGAACGAGCGAAGCAAGCGGCCGATGCGGGTGATTCGCGGATCGCGGCGGTTCTTGAAGATCGGGCCGTCCTTCTCGTTCTTCACTTCGGCTTGCACGGCGAGCGCGTCGAGCCGCATCGTACGGAACTTGTACATCGGGAACATGCGCCCCCGATGCCCGACGCGCTCCTGGCGAAAGATCGCTCGGCCGCGGGTCGTGACCATGAGCGTCAGATAGGTGACGAGCATCAAGGGGCCGAGCAGCGCGAGCAGCGCCAGCGCCCCGACGATGTCGCAAAGCCGCTTCGCGGTTAGATAGCCGAGCGATCGGTTGCCGTCTGCTTCGACGAGCAACTTCCCTTCAAGCAGCCAACCGGCAAGGTCAGGCATCGGCGTTCCGAAAGCCCAACCTCCCGTCATGAACACGTCGGCCGGGGGCGCGAACGACCGCTCCTGCGATGCGGCCGCAAGTTGGGCTGCCGAAGGGGAACTCGTGGCGAGCGTAGGTGTTTGCGTGCCGTAACTCATGATGCAGTTCTCGCGGGATCCGGAACGACTTGCTTGTGATCGGGGCGTGCCGTCGTAAAAAGCAAAGTGGGTGCCGGGAGTACCGCAAGGAACGGAAACGGCTGCGAAAGAACGAGCGCTAACGACTTCGTTGCCAGAGACTTAAGAAGAGACAAAGCCGCCTGCCGACGGCCGCAAGCCGGGCTGGCGATGGGGACTTTGCGAAACATCGATGATGCCGCGCGGCAACATGATGCCGCAATGCGGCAGCGCGAGGCACGTCGTATCGAGGGGGGTCTGTAACGGTTGTGCCGATCGTAGCGGCGCAAGCGACGCCGAACGGGGTCGAGGGCAACATGGCAAAATGATCCGGTAACGACCGTTGAGCACGGCAAGGATAAAACGCGGAACTTGCGACTTATTGCGCGACGATGACCCTATCGGGAACTTCGGCTGCGCTAGCGGCGCGTCGAAGTCGAGAAGCGTACGAAGCGGGCATGATGGATCGATGCGGATTTCGGCTGGCGAGCGTCGGTCGAAAAGAGATCGTTGGTAAGGAGACCGTGGTGAAGAGAATCTTCTTTGCACTGACCGCCGTTTGCTTCGCTGCTGCGGCCGGCGAATCGCACGCCCAATACCAGCAACCTTATTCGCGCTACGCGCAGCCTCAACAGGCCCGAGCGAATCCGCAAGCGGCTCGTCCGGCTTACGGCGTGCAGCAGACGGCGATGCGGCCGGGCACGAACACGTATGCCGCTTCCCCGGCGACCGCCTATGCACTCAAGCCGGTGAATCCTCCGTCGCCGGCGACGCAGCGTTTGCTGATGGCGAACCGTACGCAGCCGACACCGGCTCCCGCTCCGGTTGCCCCGGCGGCTCCTGCTTCGCAAGCGCGCTCGAACGTCCGCCTTCCGGCTTCGCCGGCGGCGCAGAACTGGAACGCTCCCCCTTACGCCCAGTACGACACCGGAGCGGCGTATGGATCGGGTTCATTCGGCGGCGGCGGCTCTATGGGTGCTG is a window from the Planctomycetia bacterium genome containing:
- a CDS encoding sugar transferase; the encoded protein is MSYGTQTPTLATSSPSAAQLAAASQERSFAPPADVFMTGGWAFGTPMPDLAGWLLEGKLLVEADGNRSLGYLTAKRLCDIVGALALLALLGPLMLVTYLTLMVTTRGRAIFRQERVGHRGRMFPMYKFRTMRLDALAVQAEVKNEKDGPIFKNRRDPRITRIGRLLRSFSIDETPQLFNVLMGHMALVGPRPPIAKEVARYEAGQFRRLSVKPGLTCLWQVSGRSEIGFAEWVKLDLWYVDNQSLTVDLGLLLRTPLSVLSRRGAY